In one Andrena cerasifolii isolate SP2316 chromosome 2, iyAndCera1_principal, whole genome shotgun sequence genomic region, the following are encoded:
- the Dnapol-zeta gene encoding DNA polymerase zeta catalytic subunit isoform X1 produces the protein MFSISLVTLDSYQSAPLPELDVTFSDFRGTVIRHVPVIRIFGSTPFGVKTCLHIHGVFPYMYVPCTIEKSIDSFIYKLAAAMDSAINVSLGSAMSNTQHVYNIQRVSGIPFYGYHEKEHLFFKIYFYNPAMIKRAADLLQSGVVLNQSLQPHEAHIPFILQFMMDYNLYGMSLINLKDVKHRQLLYTESKEHSLNLSDSQKYLPASVLRQSTCKLEVDAHASAILRQEIQNGLDLNPGIAAIWNDENCRREAKGLKHTESQLLYTNTNDRVYGSTDNDIYQEERLARRLQAVSQINETPTSVTPSTLSYPLEVGNEEEENKKEPPLNSELLELEKSYSSVENLLREESVDASILDTEDLHLVEMLANLAEANLEEKIVDNDSVLGSQCSTYSNEVKEDNEDDDVEDLNITSLDLDSLSSWNSVSKGPSQSSVSEMENKYAECNKETAGTVENNTEDALLNFPQYDGSTDLLLNNGKEFSRKSDTTEISKEKSLCKELLNKNIISSQLNFTNILKRSDFLQKVIGFEFILNEGIKRKIYEILYERYSSKFIAFNAELFSKNAHNCIVNVKLRQNQTREFKSKRRKATQAFKQNSLYPRSKNMLNTCKLDHKDLDVYDLEGIELALSSGDYTNLKHIVNESCSNRISCGDSLSVELKVPALDGNTIESSSDSELDQDLTIDRQERRICVYKSCTKSKKNEENVVNVSLKKRRLEFDHPELESPHKRRNTNSLQDESDYTPTKSRTVRSPRSLSGKYTPLDVRILSPKADRNASLGNDPGSSRTYSASPCTTPSRASRQLRMNLLREKVFGLSPDVKQAHPISNEAESTKGTLVLGKLRDSAGVNEEATDSKNKEGSTVNIKDKSNKEVRKRLNFLNVNEKKIDPVKDNIDESEHLALTEEIMNESRENASANVSIMNFTHHQSVMKTYMGEDEKVNDEDKTLDLRVDSFSDETLQANEEGNIEAPLDDEEDVCDMTFTQYLSKKLESESDVANVLSVETTSDTTKDKLITITTKFNPPSRERIVNSMKMYDISGCKSTAPFFSNRVDLIKQEENSRKNSSLSDSVPFKSSLERVTSIKLWRRVKINEFYPSGANIKSCNIKRVLAGYNSIVIQPLIQPPTPKCIKTWLRAKEYLLKKSKKHTESKSDPSTAKDTKVEKTHSSDSNNEKTEEHNTVIETIADNNEHAKVPSQVSNTSEYSSGSNHSMNPSLQKMLENPLLYKNKETQYLGISFGQIEYSMKGHTGNVADENLQNVRGLTVHQYLTLLSVEVHVVTRGKLLPDPEHDSIEAIFYAIHNDVPLSSHMERMEHGAILVNPSIQNSKVKNIYSSSTTCPASYVSSEEDLFNSLVTLIRHYDPDILVGWEIESLSWGYIQQRASRINFNNFIRQISRISNVPNPKGQETDKDNVNDMKVPGRIILDAWRIMRHETALLNYTFENVMYNVMRERISCPTFQTLTDWWKHKSIMIQWRVITHYVTRVVSTLKILIQHDIIGRTCEHARLFGIQFYEVFSRGSQFRVESMMLRLVKPLNYIPISPSIQQRAQMRAPEALPLIMEPQSVFYADPLIVLDFQSLYPSIIIAYNYCFSTCLGRVEHIGHHEPYEFGAATLRLKRSRVQKLKGKINFSPCGVAFVKPEVRQGILPRMLTEILETRLMVKESMKLHKNDSSVLQRILHSQQLGLKLIANVTYGYTAANFSGRMPCIEIADSVVSKGRETLERAIKIVESTAKWGAQVVYGDTDSLFILLPGRSRKDAFVIGAEMAETITAANPPPVKLKFEKVLQPSLLQTKKRYCGYMYESPEQEEPEYLGKGIETVRRDGCPAVAKILEKSLKILFDTKDLSLIKLYVTRQFDKILRRKISIQDLTFAKEFRGLRGYKANACVPALALTRRLIRKDPRAVPRTGERVRYVIVAGAPNQALIHCVRTPMEVISDEGLTPNSVYYITKAIIPPLNRCLNLIGVDVNTWYREMSHRQTPDKAVSLFTDNQKLTIRQFFSTIVCATCEDQTQRDICTNCMANPTRTVTILHEKLRWLERTHCELTMICQSCTGYKDDVKCESLDCPILYRAAQARRDLIQIPYLNSIISNSSNFCTGETNTR, from the exons ATGTTTTCTATCAGTTTGGTAACGTTAGACAGTTACCAGTCAGCTCCGTTGCCCGAGCTCGATGTAACATTCTCAGATTTTCGCGGGACAGTAATTAGACACGTCccagttattagaatatttggatCTACCCCTTTTG GAGTAAAAACATGTTTGCATATACATGGTGTATTCCCTTATATGTACGTACCATGTACGATAGAAAAGAGTATAGACAGTTTCATTTACAAGCTAGCTGCAGCGATGGATTCTGCGATCAATGTGTCTTTGGGATCTGCGATGTCTAACACTCAGCACGTTTATAACATTCAACGAGTTTCTGGAAT cCCTTTCTATGGATACCACGAAAAGGAACacctgttttttaaaatttatttttataatccaGCAATGATTAAACGAGCAGCTGATCTATTGCAA AGCGGCGTGGTACTGAATCAAAGTTTGCAACCCCACGAAGCTCATATTCCATTTATCTTGCAATTTATGATGGACTACAATCTCTATGGTATGAGCTTAATAAATCTGAAGGACGTGAAGCACAGGCAACTTCTGTACACAGAATCGAAAGAACATTCTTTGAACCTTTCCGATTCGCAGAAGTACCTCCCTGCGTCTGTTCTTAGGCAGAGCACATGCAAACTGGAAGTAGACGCGCACGCATCTGCGATACTAAGGCAAGAGATTCAGAACGGTTTGGATTTAAATCCTGGCATCGCGGCAATTTGGAATGATGAGAATTGTAGAAGGGAAGCTAAAGGTTTAAAGCATACCGAGTCACAATTATTGTATACAAATACTAACGATAGAGTTTACGGTTCTACAGATAATGATATTTATCAAGAGGAAAGATTAGCACGGAGACTGCAAGCTGTTTCACAG ATTAATGAAACTCCAACATCTGTGACGCCAAGTACGCTCAGTTACCCCTTGGAGGTAGGAAAcgaagaggaagaaaataaaaaggaacCGCCTTTGAACAGCGAATTGTTAGAGCTCGAGAAATCTTATTCGTCGGTGGAAAATTTGCTTCGAGAAGAAAGCGTTGACGCCAGTATCT TGGATACAGAAGATCTGCATTTAGTCGAGATGTTAGCTAATTTGGCAGAAGCAAACTTGGAAGAGAAGATTGTGGACAACGATAGTGTGTTAGGCTCTCAATGCTCTACCTACAGTAATGAAGTCAAAGAGGATAATGAAGACGATGATGTTGAAGATCTAAATATTACGAGCTTAGATTTAGACAGCCTTAGTTCATGGAATTCAGTTTCTAAAGGCCCCAGTCAGTCAAGCGTATCTgaaatggagaacaaatatgctGAATGTAATAAAGAAACAGCTGGCACAGTTGAGAATAATACCGAAGATGCTTTGCTGAACTTTCCACAGTACGATGGTTCGACTGACTTGCTTCTAAACAATGGAAAGGAATTTTCAAGGAAGTCCGATACTACTGAAATAAGCAAAGAAAAGTCACTGTGTAAAGAATTActtaataagaatattatatccagccaattaaattttacaaatatccTGAAGCGTAGTGACTTCTTACAGAAAGTAATAGgtttcgaattcattttgaaTGAAGGCATAAAAAGAAAGATATATGAAATTTTATATGAACGTTATTCCTCGAAGTTTATTGCATTTAATGCagaattatttagtaaaaatGCACACAATTGCATAGTAAACGTGAAACTTCGTCAAAACCAAACGCGTGAATTCAAGAGCAAGAGGAGGAAAGCAACGCAAGCTTTTAAACAGAATTCCCTGTATCCACGTTCGAAGAACATGCTAAACACGTGCAAATTAGATCATAAAGACTTAGACGTTTATGATTTAGAGGGAATAGAACTCGCATTGTCATCGGGGGATTATACAAATTTGAAACATATAGTTAATGAAAGTTGTTCTAATCGCATTAGTTGCGGTGATTCACTTTCAGTCGAATTGAAGGTACCTGCTCTTGATGGTAATACGATTGAAAGTTCCAGCGATTCTGAGTTAGATCAAGATCTTACTATTGACAGACAAGAGAGACGTATTTGTGTTTATAAATCATGCACAAAGTCTAAGAAGAACGAAGAAAACGTTGTTAACGTGTCGTTGAAAAAGCGAAGACTTGAGTTTGACCATCCAGAGTTGGAGTCGCCCCACAAGCGGCGTAATACCAATTCATTGCAAGATGAATCAGATTATACGCCTACCAAATCAAGAACCGTACGAAGCCCTCGCTCTTTGTCAGGAAAATATACTCCTCTCGATGTAAGGATACTATCCCCAAAAGCGGATAGAAATGCTTCTTTGGGAAATGATCCTGGTAGCTCGAGAACATATTCTGCGTCTCCCTGTACTACTCCGAGTCGTGCCAGTCGCCAATTGAGAATGAATTTGCTGCGTGAGAAAGTTTTTGGTTTGTCGCCGGACGTGAAACAAG CACATCCTATATCTAACGAAGCTGAAAGTACTAAAGGGACGCTTGTTCTTGGCAAGCTCAGAGATAG CGCAGGTGTAAATGAGGAGGCTACTGATTCGAAGAACAAAGAAGGTAGTACAGTAAATATAAAAGATAAAAGTAATAAAGAGGTTCGTAAACGattaaattttttgaatgttaatGAGAAAAAGATCGATCCTGTGAAGGATAATATTGATGAATCTGAACATTTGGCACTAACGGAAGAGATAATGAACGAATCGCGTGAAAATGCTTCTGCTAATGTTTCTATAATGAATTTCACTCATCACCAAAGTGTTATGAAAACATATATGGGAGAGGATGAGAAGGTAAATGATGAAGATAAAACTTTAGATTTGAGGGTAGACAGCTTCTCGGATGAGACATTGCAAGCGAACGAAGAAGGAAATATCGAAGCTCCACTAGACGACGAAGAAGATGTTTGCGACATGACATTTACGCAGTACCTTAGCAAGAAATTAGAATCAGAATCGGACGTCGCGAATGTTCTATCGGTGGAAACCACAAGCGATACCACGAaggataaattaattactattaCGACTAAATTTAATCCGCCAAGCAGAGAAAGAATTGTAAATAGTATGAAGATGTATGATATCTCAGGATGCAAATCAACTGCACCGTTTTTCAGTAACAGGGTCGATCTTATAAAGCAAGAAGAAAATTCCAGGAAAAATAGCAGCCTTAGTGATTCAGTTCCTTTTAAATCTAGCTTGGAAAGAGTTACAAGTATTAAACTTTGGCGTAGAGTGAAGATAAATGAATTTTATCCTTCCGGAGCAAACATAAAGTCTTGCAACATAAAAAGAGTTCTTGCCGGatataattcaattgtaattcaacCTCTTATTCAACCACCGACACCAAAATGTATCAAAACTTGGTTGCGAGCCAAAGAGTATTTactgaaaaagagtaaaaagcatACAGAATCGAAAAGTGATCCGAGTACTGCAAAAGATACGAAGGTAGAGAAGACACATTCGTCGGATTCAAATAATGAAAAGACCGAAGAACATAACACGGTTATTGAAACTATCGCTGATAATAATGAACACGCAAAGGTTCCATCGCAAGTATCTAACACTTCGGAGTACTCAAGTGGATCTAATCATAGCATGAATCCTTCGTTACAAAAGATGCTTGAAAATCCACTGTTgtacaaaaataaagaaacgcAATATTTAGGAATTTCTTTCGGACAAATCGAATATAGTATGAAAGGACACACTGGTAATGTTGCGgatgaaaatcttcaaaatgtcAGAGGTCTGACTGTG CATCAATATTTAACACTATTGTCAGTAGAAGTACACGTTGTCACGCGTGGCAAACTTCTTCCTGACCCAGAACATGATTCTATCGAAGCAATATTCTACGCTATTCACAACGATGTTCCATTATCGTCGCACATGGAGCGAATGGAACATG GCGCAATTCTTGTGAATCCTTCTATACAGAATTCAAAAGTGAAAAACATCTACTCTTCTAGTACAACGTGTCCGGCCTCGTACGTATCGAGCGAAGAGGATTTATTCAACAGCCTTGTAACATTGATCAGACACTATGATCCAGATATTCTAGTCGGTTGGGAGATAGAATCTCTTTCGTGGGGCTATATCCAACAGAGGGCTTCGCGCATCAATTTTAATAACTTTATAAGGCAAATTTCAAGGATTTCGAATGTACCAAATCCTAAGGGGCAGGAAACAGATAAAGATAATGTAAATGATATGAAAGTACCGGGTCGGATTATTCTTGATGCTTGGAGAATAATGCGACACGAAACAG CGTTACTGAATTACACATTTGAAAATGTGATGTATAATGTCATGCGCGAGAGGATTTCGTGCCCCACTTTTCAAACATTGACCGATTGGTGGAAGCACAAAAGTATAATGATACAATGGCGAGTGATCACGCATTATGTCACAAGAGTCGTAAGCACATTGAAGATATTGATACAGCATGATATTATTG GACGAACATGTGAACACGCAAGACTTTTTGGAATACAATTCTATGAAGTTTTCTCCCGAGGCTCGCAGTTTCGAGTTGAATCCATGATGCTGAGGCTTGTGAAACCTTTGAACTACATTCCCATTTCGCCATCCATACAGCAAAGAGCTCAAATGCGAGCACCGGAAGCTCTACCGCTTATAATGGAACCACAATCTGTATTTTATGCCGATCCACTGATCGTGCTTGATTTTCAAAGCTTATATCCCAGCATTATTATTGCTTACAATTATTGCTTCTCTACTTGTTTGGGTCGCGTAGAACACATTGGGCA TCACGAGCCTTACGAGTTTGGCGCAGCGACATTAAGATTGAAAAGATCAAgggttcaaaaattaaaagggaAGATAAACTTCTCGCCATGTGGCGTAGCTTTTGTTAAACCAGAAGTACGACAGGGAATATTGCCACGTATGCTCACAGAAATACTTGAGACACGATTAATGGTAAAAGAGTCCATGAAACTCCATAAAAACGACAGTAGTGTACTGCAGCGTATTCTACACTCGCAGCAGCTGGGTCTCAAACTGATTGCGAACGTTACGTATGGCTATACGGCCGCTAATTTCAGTGGAAGGATGCCCTGCATCGAA ATTGCTGACAGCGTTGTCAGTAAAGGAAGAGAAACATTGGAGCGAGCAATTAAAATAGTAGAATCTACAGCAAAATGGGGCGCACAAGTTGTTTATGGAGATACCGATTCGTTGTTTATTCTATTGCCAGGACGATCGAGGAAAGATGCATTTGTTATCGGGGCTGAAATGGCTGAGACTATTACTGCAGCTAATCCTCCTCCCGtaaaactgaaatttgaaaaagttcTACAGCCATCTTTATTACAA ACTAAAAAGAGGTACTGCGGTTACATGTACGAATCTCCTGAACAAGAAGAACCTGAATATTTAGGCAAGGGTATCGAAACTGTCCGCAGAGACGGTTGTCCAGCCGTGGCTAAA ATACTCGAGAagtcattaaaaattttgttcgatACCAAGGACCTTTCTTTGATAAAGCTATACGTTACTAGAcaatttgataagattttacGTAGGAAGATATCGATTCAGGACTTAACTTTCGCTAAGGAATTTAGAGGCTTGCGTGGCTATAAAGCTAACGCTTGTGTGCCTGCGTTGGCATTAACGCGAAGATTGATTCGCAAAGATCCCCGAGCAGTACCTAGGACGGGTGAACGAGTACGATATGTCATAGTAGCTGGTGCACCGAATCAGGCACTTATTCACTGCGTGAGGACTCCAATGGAAGTAATTTCAGATGAGGGCTTAACTCCGAATTCAGTGTATTATATAACGAAAGCTATCATACCGCCCCTTAATCGGTGCTTGAACCTGATTGGCGTTGACGTTAATACATG GTACAGGGAAATGTCTCATCGTCAGACACCCGATAAAGCGGTCAGTCTGTTCACGGACAATCAAAAGTTAACTATACGGCAGTTTTTCAGTACTATCGTATGTGCCACTTGCGAAGATCAAACGCAAAGAGACATTTGCACAAACTGCATGGCGAATCCTACACGAACAGTTACCATTTTACACGAGAAGCTGAGATGGTTGGAACGTACTCATTGCGAGCTTACAATG ATCTGCCAGTCTTGCACTGGTTACAAGGACGACGTGAAATGTGAATCTTTAGATTGCCCCATTTTATACCGCGCAGCCCAAGCTCGAAGAGATCTCATTCAAATACCTTATTTAAACAGTATTATCTCTAACAGCAGTAATTTTTGTACAGGCGAAACGAACACGAGGTAG